A section of the Sphingomonas ginsenosidivorax genome encodes:
- the rpsI gene encoding 30S ribosomal protein S9, with product MSDNRQSLADLASLTNQPAPAAPTAQTVPAAEGDIQAPVSNEPVREPMPLREQILDKQGRAYATGRRKDAVARVWIKPGSGKITVNGRDQETYFARPTLRLVINQPFTIAERDGAYDVVCTVKGGGLSGQAGAVKHGISQALTKFEPILRAPVKAAGFLTRDSRTVERKKYGKAKARRSFQFSKR from the coding sequence ATGTCCGACAACCGCCAGTCGCTCGCCGATCTCGCGAGCCTGACCAACCAGCCCGCCCCGGCAGCACCGACCGCGCAGACGGTTCCGGCCGCCGAGGGTGACATCCAGGCACCCGTCTCGAACGAGCCGGTCCGCGAGCCGATGCCGCTGCGCGAGCAGATCCTCGACAAGCAGGGCCGCGCCTATGCGACCGGTCGCCGCAAGGACGCCGTCGCACGCGTCTGGATCAAGCCGGGTTCGGGCAAGATCACGGTCAACGGCCGCGATCAGGAAACCTATTTCGCCCGTCCGACTCTGCGTCTGGTGATCAACCAGCCGTTCACGATCGCCGAGCGCGATGGCGCTTATGACGTCGTCTGCACGGTCAAGGGCGGTGGCCTTTCGGGCCAGGCCGGCGCGGTCAAGCATGGCATCAGCCAGGCGCTGACCAAGTTCGAGCCGATCCTGCGCGCACCGGTCAAGGCGGCAGGCTTCCTGACCCGCGACAGCCGTACCGTCGAGCGCAAGAAGTACGGCAAGGCGAAGGCCCGTCGCAGCTTCCAGTTCTCGAAGCGCTAA